One part of the Dyadobacter sp. 676 genome encodes these proteins:
- a CDS encoding polysaccharide biosynthesis C-terminal domain-containing protein has protein sequence MGIIVRQSLKAGLGSYIGVGIGIINQMYVSTKFLSVEELALTRLLFENSLLFAAFAHLGTPFIADKFFNKFRNDKLGHNGILPFILGLPFVGGMLFTILYLLCSNWIREYYSENSPLLLKYHILVIPLTLFWLYLSVLEAYCRNNARIAVPNFIREVFLRLANVLIILIYGFGWINFELMLTLVIASYGLGVVSLIVYIKQLGRWYWYRPNRKILTWTLFRDMLAYGTFTILGGIGVNLMLFIDRSMLAGERGLIQTGIFIIAAYIAGVIEIPKKAIAQISIPLLATSLSKGDNGYVQEVNSKSALNQLIAGGLIFLLIWSSIDEIFYLIPKGETYREGKLVVLFLALVKVFDTGTGLNTEIILYSRFFKYATYLIVGSAVFGFVLNVLLIPRYGFVGAAIATMVTTFFYSLSRLIVVWRKFHIQPFSTGTLKVILVLTVLYLATYLEPAYTISKWSAMAAILLRSAFLCFVFIILILKLRVSKEIEMIFNNVKRRLL, from the coding sequence GTGGGAATAATTGTTCGACAAAGTCTGAAGGCCGGATTAGGCTCTTATATTGGAGTTGGCATTGGTATCATCAATCAAATGTATGTGTCTACCAAATTTTTATCGGTAGAGGAACTGGCTTTAACCCGCCTTCTTTTTGAGAATAGTTTACTTTTTGCCGCTTTCGCACATTTAGGTACTCCTTTTATTGCCGATAAGTTCTTTAATAAATTCCGGAACGATAAACTTGGGCATAATGGAATATTGCCGTTTATATTAGGGCTTCCTTTTGTAGGGGGGATGCTATTCACGATTTTGTATCTGCTTTGTTCGAATTGGATTAGGGAATATTACTCCGAAAATTCACCCCTTTTGTTGAAATACCACATCTTGGTGATACCGCTTACATTGTTTTGGCTCTATTTGTCGGTACTTGAGGCTTATTGCCGCAACAATGCCCGAATTGCCGTTCCCAATTTTATTCGCGAGGTTTTTTTAAGGCTAGCCAATGTATTGATAATTCTTATCTATGGATTTGGTTGGATAAATTTCGAATTGATGCTCACTCTGGTAATTGCTTCATATGGATTGGGCGTCGTCTCGTTGATTGTCTACATCAAACAACTTGGCAGGTGGTATTGGTATAGACCCAACCGGAAAATCCTCACCTGGACTCTCTTTCGCGATATGCTGGCTTATGGAACGTTTACCATCCTGGGTGGAATAGGTGTAAATCTGATGCTGTTTATCGATCGCTCGATGTTGGCTGGCGAACGTGGCCTTATTCAGACGGGCATATTTATTATTGCCGCCTATATTGCAGGCGTAATAGAAATTCCAAAAAAGGCAATCGCACAAATATCCATTCCATTGCTGGCGACTTCGCTGAGTAAAGGGGATAATGGCTACGTTCAGGAAGTCAACAGTAAATCGGCACTGAATCAACTGATTGCCGGAGGGCTGATTTTTTTACTAATATGGAGTAGCATTGACGAGATTTTCTACCTTATTCCCAAGGGTGAGACTTACAGGGAAGGAAAACTTGTGGTTCTTTTTCTTGCGCTGGTCAAAGTGTTTGATACCGGAACAGGCCTTAACACAGAGATTATTCTATATTCCAGGTTTTTTAAGTATGCAACCTACCTTATTGTTGGATCGGCTGTTTTTGGCTTTGTATTAAATGTGCTACTTATTCCCCGTTATGGATTCGTCGGTGCGGCGATAGCCACAATGGTAACGACATTCTTTTATTCTCTTTCCAGATTAATTGTAGTCTGGCGTAAATTCCATATACAGCCTTTTTCAACAGGTACGCTGAAAGTTATTCTGGTTTTGACTGTACTTTACCTCGCCACGTATCTGGAACCGGCTTATACCATATCAAAATGGTCGGCAATGGCCGCCATTTTACTTAGGTCTGCATTTCTGTGCTTCGTATTTATTATACTGATTCTAAAATTAAGAGTGTCAAAGGAAATAGAGATGATCTTTAATAATGTAAAGCGACGCTTGCTGTAA
- a CDS encoding FkbM family methyltransferase, protein MPWAWGGGIQLYIDSALKQYGWFRSFSQRMSVDANGDPIPWYTYSFIFFLEPRLNATFRVFEYGSGNSTRWYSKRVHSINAVEHDHEWIKIIAPKLPDNVKLVERSLGKSYVEAVREVGAKFDIIIVDGRQRVKCVNYAVNYLTPEGVLILDNSERYWYQEAKDLLYANGFRSLDFRGMGPIVGYEFCSSVFYRDGNCLGI, encoded by the coding sequence ATGCCGTGGGCTTGGGGGGGAGGTATCCAGTTGTATATCGATAGTGCCCTGAAACAATACGGCTGGTTCCGGAGCTTTTCACAGAGAATGTCTGTGGATGCCAACGGCGATCCGATTCCTTGGTATACTTACTCATTCATTTTTTTTCTGGAACCGCGATTGAATGCGACCTTCCGGGTATTTGAATACGGCTCGGGAAATTCTACCCGCTGGTACAGCAAAAGAGTGCATTCAATTAATGCAGTTGAGCATGATCACGAATGGATCAAGATCATTGCTCCAAAGCTTCCCGATAATGTCAAACTTGTTGAAAGGTCCCTGGGTAAATCGTATGTGGAGGCGGTGAGAGAGGTTGGTGCCAAATTTGACATTATTATTGTCGACGGACGGCAGCGCGTTAAATGTGTGAACTACGCGGTGAATTATCTCACACCCGAGGGAGTGTTGATTTTGGACAATTCGGAGCGCTACTGGTACCAGGAGGCGAAGGATTTGCTGTATGCGAACGGTTTCCGGAGCTTGGATTTTCGTGGTATGGGCCCTATTGTTGGTTACGAATTTTGTTCAAGTGTGTTTTACAGGGATGGAAATTGCCTGGGGATATAA
- a CDS encoding FkbM family methyltransferase, producing MKLKTIKTILSHPLNQHQKLAALLTFFKRGIIIRLHRHPIVYPFVEDTSLVVEKGMSSAELQIYTGLYDLHEMLFLMHYLRPGDTFVDVGANVGVYTLLAAGVAGADAIAFEPIPSTFSKLRRNIAYNALLDRVDLRNLGVGDKEETLVFTSNLDATNHVVSNENDLHGATTKVHVDTLDHLLTGKKS from the coding sequence ATGAAGTTAAAAACGATCAAGACGATTCTGAGCCATCCGTTGAATCAGCACCAGAAACTTGCAGCCTTGCTGACATTCTTTAAAAGGGGGATAATCATTCGTTTGCACCGACATCCCATTGTATACCCGTTTGTCGAAGACACATCCCTTGTTGTGGAAAAAGGGATGTCGAGCGCTGAACTTCAAATATATACAGGGCTCTACGACCTGCATGAAATGCTCTTTCTAATGCATTATCTACGCCCGGGCGATACTTTTGTCGATGTAGGCGCCAATGTGGGAGTTTATACCCTGCTCGCCGCAGGTGTAGCTGGCGCGGACGCAATCGCTTTCGAACCGATACCCTCCACATTTTCCAAACTCCGAAGAAACATTGCTTACAACGCTTTGCTGGACCGGGTGGATTTGCGTAATCTTGGCGTAGGCGATAAAGAGGAAACGCTCGTATTTACCAGCAATCTGGATGCCACAAACCATGTCGTCAGCAATGAAAACGACCTGCACGGGGCTACTACCAAAGTGCATGTGGATACGCTGGATCACCTTCTGACCGGCAAAAAAAGCTAG